GGAAGGAAAAAATTTAATCCAAGAAATATTAAGTACTGATTATATGAGGAAAGATTTGTTGTGTCAAGTTGTTAAATATTTTGCAGTAAAACAGtacaaatatgtactgtattgttgaaacattgcaccatttttatttaagtcataGCAAGATAATACTAAAATGgaactgaataaacattattattgttatttaatgcatgtaagcAATGTTCTGTCTCACGTTTGCCGAACTTCTCCCAATATACTGGATGTGTccaaaacaactttattttaaaaGGATAGATCTTCAGTGCTGTGCAACTCTAGGGAAATTTGTGATGCAATCAAGTCGAGGGTATTTCtatcaaaaacttcaaaatgTGCAATATGGTGGCAAGCAATACTAATGGTTAAGCCAGACaaagtaaacatttattttttttgcttggTTTCAACATCAagccgacataattataggtcatatggccacaTTCCAGCTTgtaatgttggaggaagaccataggcgcccctccaggcattatttcatcatggatgggcacctgggtagaaccacagaccttctgtaagccagctggatgacttcctcacacaAAGAATTCtaaagtgaggcttgaaccaaagtgaacttataattttttttttaattcaaagtaaatatttctgaaaGACCAGTAAAGATTTCTACATATTTTAGTCACATCAAAGTTTGTGGCTTGGTCATATTCTTACCTGGCTGTAGACAGTACCATAATAATCAAGAAAACCACAAAATATATAGTAATTTTTATTtctggtttttattttttttccatggtcttaaattttcaaattcttaAGCAATCATCTGACTGATTTGACATAGTTAAGCACAGATATGTAAATCATGAATAAATcatttgtaaaaaagcatttgGTCATCACAAATGAGAATCTTTATAAACATAACAATTAATTTGAAGGCAAAACAACAGGTATCAAAGTAATTCTAGCTTTTCATTTTGTACTGGGCTTCAACACAGCTCAGGTGAAATGGCAAACTTTGATACCATCAACATACAATACAGATGATATTATAGATAGGAAATCTGTTCTGTTCATTACATGAGCACTATTTTTGTTGTAAATCTTTGATACCAGTATGTCCCACACAATCATGaaatttcttctaaaaacaattgtacaataaatacatttaaaaaatcatGATATTAGTGAATACAGAGAACAAATATAGCAGATCAAGAGCCAGAGTTCCACATACATGTGTATTCACAGATTAGATATATATTAGAACcaaattcatattgaaaatataagtATCTATGGAAAATTAACATGTTTGTGTATATAAACAGTACTGTGTGTAAGGTTTAAAACACTATGCACCAAACACACGTATATCTAAGCACAGTATGAATGTATTCTTCCCCTGAAAAACTACAAGTTTCTTAAAAGATTGTTGTACAGGACATTTAATTGAGGATTTTCTGCATTTTAAGTGAGTATCAGCTaaaattttagtgaaagatgcacATTAGATACcttcacatttattttcaaaaaaagaaaataattatgctAACTGTAGAAGTATACAACAATAACACAAACATTTCAATAATGTCTTTGAAGTAATATAAAGTGTATACAAATCCAAGCAAAAGTCACTtgtatactttcaaaataaactgCAATATAGTAACAACAACCAATTAATTTCAGCACATGACGATTTCCATGGAACAATACATTAacctaaataaattaaataaaatgttttgaaatattatatgtaaaatagaaataattttgtctctgattaacaaaatatctttaaaaattcaGCATGGATGAATTTAAAAGCTATACTTTGTTACAATAGTCCTTATAATATTTGAGAATTTATTATAAATGTTTGGGCTAATTTTCAATTAAGTTTTCGATTCATAAATTTCAGAGCCCAATGAATTTATCAATCTTTGTAAACCTTCCTTCAAATGTTTCAATTTACAATTCATGATCTgtaagcaactacatgtatatagatcATAGAAAAAGATTTCAtgatcataaaataaatttaacgatgcatttctgctttaactaaattacacagtttatttttcataataaggAGTTGGTAATTTTCACTGAGAACATgaatgattttaaatgtttttatcacaGATATAGAAGCACATCACAATTTTGACTGCCCCTTTGGTTGAAGTTCCTTGAGTTTCATTGCTAATCCCATATTTCCTTGAATCTTCAGTTTCCCTTGGAAAAATGCCTGTAAAACAGAATGTCCCAGATTCAGAACAAAAACATAGACACAAAAATGGCTACAAATCTGGTTTTTCAACAGAAATGCACATTAACTGCCGCTAACAAAATTTCCTCAAAAAAGTCTGAATGTTTAAATATCCAATCAAATTTATATTAAGCCGCAAGTCAAGGGAGTGACACAATCTGGCTACTAagggcaggtggctgcttaagacaagttcaaaataaaacatagtcAATCTGGGAAGTAAGCTGACTAACTTGTTACGGCCAATATGGAGAAAACAATGGTCTGGTAGTCTTAGGGAGTATgaaatttaaatctaaaattaGAGATCACCAAATCAATGCACTTACTGATTGTGGGTTGAGTTTTCCCGACATCAAATTGAGCATATCTTCATCCCCCATCAATATGGTTACATCTCCTTTAGCTGAAAATAAAGGTAGAACAATATCTATCTAATACATTAGACATATGAATTAAAGACCACATATCTTTTATATACCAAATATTTTCAACCCCATGTTTTGcagcaaaaataaattaaattatgctGAATGCATAATTGTGCATATATCAAATAAGACTAAAGTATAATTGCTTTCCTCCCTTTTTACAAACTGCATTTGTTTTTATAATCATTTGACATCTATTTTACTATCAACTGTCTTTTTTAGTAATGAAAGACAATAAATGTTATTACATACTTAACTTGCCTATAAGTTATTAAATTAAGACATTCAGAAAAAGGTGATAAGTATTCATTCAAGTTGTACATGAAAAAATTACCTGGTCCGCCATATGACACAGAGCCTGCTCCATTCTTGGCATCAACGACCCATATCCCTTCCTTCCCATCTGCATTCTTCACCCGGAAACAGAATACCCCTTTCATCTTCTTCACTATGTTTGCACCATCCTAAAATTATAAGACCATTCTCTTTGTAATGTGTCTATGTTCTTGCAATTCCAACTCATAATAACTTACCTCTACCACTGAAAACTTTTTGTATTCAAACATTGCTGGAGGAATAATTACCTCATATACATCAAAATTTGCTCTAATTTGGGACTGTTTTTATCTCCTTAGAAAAGTGGTCTATGGATAACAAGAAATTtacacatttcattttaaaactgacAATCCAAACCAATACATATGAAATTCCATCAAATAAAAATCTTAATGGAAATCAAAATCTAAATTGCCAATATCAAAAAGTTGTATAGAATGTGaattttttcaaacaataaagcACAGACTGCTCAAAGTCTAAAAATGCCCATGTTATCCAGGGTTTCAAGATGCCCAAACATAGGAAATATTAGGAGACAATTGGGCACCACAGGAATGTATTCTTGCTTGAGCCAGTGCTTCAATGTATATGTACTTTAAATGTAAATACCTTGTTAAGCTCTTCTTTGATAAGATCAAACACAGGTGCTACTTTGAACTCTGAGCCAGGACTTGAGCCCGAACCTGTACTGGCACCAGCTGATGCTGCCTTGACTCCTCCCTCGGGCATTTTCAGGTCTTTCAGCTTCATTGCCAGGGCAGTATTGCCCTTGATCTTTAACTTTCCATGGAAAAATGCCTGaaattaatataatgaatatTCTTAGTTTGCATTTAATTAATCAGCATATCTGGAATATTGATAAGATCTTATTTCCAGAGAAAATAAGGGGGcacattttgtgaaaattaaaaagaaaagatataaaacttttttcaaatgcttttatCATGATGACATTTCCTTTTGAcaaatttcaacttttaaatCCTCTTTGACAGCAAAGCATGACAACCTGAACAAAGTTGTGAGAAGCTTTGTACCAGGTTTGTTAACTTTTAATCTAGCTGTTAATGGGAAGAAGTTCAAAAGTATTATGACTGAAAGAATGGTCTCCCCCACAACTCAAAACCAATGTACagcaaaaacaataaatatgaCATTATTTGATGTAACTTTCTTTAAAACAAGACCTACTGTTTGTGGGTTCAGTTTTCCCTGTAGTAGATCTACAAGGTTCTGGTCTGACATCATGATGGTGACATCCCCCTTGGCAGGGCCTCCAAACTTTACCGAACCATTGCCATTCTTACAGTCAACAATCCATATACCCTCGCCACTGTCTCCCTTCACTTGGAAACAGAACACTccattcattttctttacaaGATTTGCACCATCCTggagaaaacaatatatattggGAGCAATTTTTACCATGGTACCAAAGAATCAAATAATCAGACATATTAAACAAgggcaacattttttttactcTTCTGGGCAAATATCAGTAAGAGTAAATATTTTTTGATGTGTGCAGCCAACTTTCATTTAGCTAAGTACTTTACATTTCTTTCTATTTGTTAAGCTTCTGAGTAAGGCATGTATGGGCATCATACGACTATTTTTGTGTCACATTTACCACTGTATGTAGTTtcaaatgtacttttttttacaattttcttgACAAACTTCCCATAAACAATTCTAACTTACCGGTACATTGAACAACATGTTCTTTAGATGTAAGCAGAAGCTGGAAACATTTCCATAGCAATTAACTAcattaaatgaagttttaaaaatctaTGTTGTAAAAAGCAGAATAATTTTGAACAACAGCTTTGTCAGGCAGAAACGCCTGACCACTGAAAAGCCTTGTCACtaacaaaaagttaaaataatgaaaatatagacaaatacaAAAGGGGTGACAATTTTGAATCATAAAACTTTCACTTCCTATGTTGTTTAATGGGATAGCAAACCACATCAAAATCTTGCTGAGCAGGAAAAGGGGTATAACTTTGTGAAACAGCAAAATATAGTTTAATATGTGATCAGAGTATTTCATGTCATTAtgtaatggtgaacaattgtgttaagtttcaatttatttccataggtgattactgagatatcagcctacatacaaaaacttaaccaaaaactagCAACAATGAGGATTCAGCATAACTTGGTAAAAATGCAGAATAGAGTTACAGAACCTGCATATTGCATGTCAAGTCATCATTGTGTACAACTCTGACAAACACTATCAAAAGATCTGACCCCCAAAGGCATTGTCTTGACCCTTAACTATAAGATTTCAGCCTCTTACCAAGATTAATGCTTATCTGAGTTTTGTTGATGGCGACAATAGGAGTAATAGTTAAGTAGATACAGTGAAATATAAAACTTTAATCTAACGCCACCAAGCTGTGACAAGGacaacagtcaagctaaaaattcaaCTTGAGATCAAATGAAATCAAAACTGGGAAAAGTAACCTAAAATttttagctgtttttttttttgctgtttcaCAAAGTTATACCCCTTTACCATTTTTAACTAGCTTTTTTTATCTAACCTTTAATTCTAACACCATATGTGCATACAGCTAGTTACCCTTAATGTGCCTCTAAAATTACGTTAAACACATCATGCAGTTAACGATAACAGACGCTGATAAATGAAGTGCACATATCTAAGACTTTGGACTTGTCATTGTAAAAGTTACCAGGTGCATAGactttgatatttacattataatatatCTCACTTTTTAAACTGTACTACATTACTACTTTAAACAACTGATCTTCAGTATGTCATGTTGAATGATGATCACTGTGTATAAGCGATAGTCTAGgcattttcatttgaaacaaaatcCATGGTCACATTATTTATACAAGAATATCACTTCTTAATGTTGCACTTCATATTTTACTATGGAATATGACATTCTTGTCAGACAATTTATCACTTTATACCTGTTTCAAGACATCACTGATTCCATTAAAGATGGCATTACATTTGAAGCTTTCAGGTGACACAGTGCTGGCAGGAACCGCCTGAAGTCTGGACCTGAaaggatttaaaacaaatgacacttGGATCAGGTAGAAAACCACGAAAAGTTTTTAACAATTTCATTTCAGCTATATCTTCATttagtttatttcaataaactgGTACATTTAAACCATCACTGGGACAATTGATACATATTCAATCAACATACACTATATAAAATGTAgcaatctaaataaaaaaattacatagaTTTACATAGGGGAAACAAGTCTAAAGCTATTTTGCTAGCGAAAATTCCAACATAAATGAGAGATAACAAACAATATGCAAGTCAGAGATTGTAGTGAACCATCCTGAAGATGTAACTTACGCAGCTTTTTGTGGGAACCCGAGCCTGTAGAGACCTACTACGGCTGCACCTCCCAGACCAATGTTGTGCTGTAGTGCTACCTTCACTCCATTAACCTGCCTCTTGTTGGCCATACCTCGAAGCTGCCAGCACAGCTCTGAACACTGAGCTAAACCTAGAGACAAGACATAATAGTTATACTTTATTACGAAAAAATCTTATATTCATTTATACCATAATCCATTGTATGTGCCAATGCCTCATTTGATGTCCCATTCCTATGTACACTCATATCTTCattcttttatgttttataattatcattactGCTGTACAGGTAAAGGACAATACTTTATGTGATAATGGTCAAAATTTAGCAACATGGATGTACATACAAATCCAAATCTCACAAACATACTGACTGTAAAGTACAAAACTTATGTTCTCTCTCAATCAATTGTATCAGATAAGACATCTGGCATGTTTTTCCAATTCTAAAACTAAAATATGTATATGACATACCTGTAGCACCTAGTGGATGCCCTTTTGATATTAGTCCTCCACTTGGATTGACAACATATTTACCACCATATGTATTGTCTCCTTTATCCACCATCTCTCCTGCCTTACCTGAAATATACACAGCATACATATTCTTAGAATTCCACATTTCAAAACCATTAAAATACATACTCAACTGTGAACAAGGAATGCTTTTTCCAGGGTCAATATAAATGGAAGGCtgaatgaatatttgaaataactAACAGGTAGGCTAAACATAATGCCTCTTTTAACCAAGATGACTTTTTCAGTGTAGTAACATTTTCCAAAATGATGTCGTAACACTTACAAATCACTTAATATACAGTGAGCCGTTATGGTCTAATTGTGTACTGTTGACCTCATGAATCACTTTGATTTGAAGCTTTGAAATATCATACAGCATAGCTGCattctttttaatcatttcaagatccttgaaaataaacaagattttaaAGGAGGTTCAAAAGATCTTCTTAAAGTTTGTACCTCCTTAACTCTATCTCTCTTTTTTTCAATCTGAATAAGTCAGCTGGCTATTCTAAAAAATAGATCATAAAATACCTGGAGGACAGAGTCCCAGTGCTTCATATGTTATCAATTCATTACAAGAGAAACAATCATGTAATTCCACAACCTGTACATCGTCCCTGTTCAAACCtgtaat
The sequence above is a segment of the Mercenaria mercenaria strain notata chromosome 3, MADL_Memer_1, whole genome shotgun sequence genome. Coding sequences within it:
- the LOC128555682 gene encoding sterol carrier protein 2-like isoform X3; the encoded protein is MAAPGVNTGMRKVYVVGVGMTKFEKPGRRENFDYPDMAKEAGTKALEDAGLSYDAIEQACVGYVYGDSTCGQRALYQLGMTGIPVYNVNNNCATGSTALVMAKQLIQGGMADCVMALGFEKMQRGSLKATFTDRASPMSKHVQVNKETYGRGTGPLAAQMFGNAGREHMEKYGTKPEHFAKIAWKNHKHSTNNPYSQFQDYYTLDQIQASPKVHDPLTKLQCCPTSDGSAAAILCSEEFVHKHNLESQAVEIVAMEMATDLPSAFKDKSCIKMVGYDMAKKAADKVFQEAGLNRDDVQVVELHDCFSCNELITYEALGLCPPGKAGEMVDKGDNTYGGKYVVNPSGGLISKGHPLGATGLAQCSELCWQLRGMANKRQVNGVKVALQHNIGLGGAAVVGLYRLGFPQKAASRLQAVPASTVSPESFKCNAIFNGISDVLKQDGANLVKKMNGVFCFQVKGDSGEGIWIVDCKNGNGSVKFGGPAKGDVTIMMSDQNLVDLLQGKLNPQTAFFHGKLKIKGNTALAMKLKDLKMPEGGVKAASAGASTGSGSSPGSEFKVAPVFDLIKEELNKDGANIVKKMKGVFCFRVKNADGKEGIWVVDAKNGAGSVSYGGPAKGDVTILMGDEDMLNLMSGKLNPQSAFFQGKLKIQGNMGLAMKLKELQPKGQSKL
- the LOC128555682 gene encoding sterol carrier protein 2-like isoform X1; translated protein: MAAPGVNTGMRKVYVVGVGMTKFEKPGRRENFDYPDMAKEAGTKALEDAGLSYDAIEQACVGYVYGDSTCGQRALYQLGMTGIPVYNVNNNCATGSTALVMAKQLIQGGMADCVMALGFEKMQRGSLKATQFTDRASPMSKHVQVNKETYGRGTGPLAAQMFGNAGREHMEKYGTKPEHFAKIAWKNHKHSTNNPYSQFQDYYTLDQIQASPKVHDPLTKLQCCPTSDGSAAAILCSEEFVHKHNLESQAVEIVAMEMATDLPSAFKDKSCIKMVGYDMAKKAADKVFQEAGLNRDDVQVVELHDCFSCNELITYEALGLCPPGKAGEMVDKGDNTYGGKYVVNPSGGLISKGHPLGATGLAQCSELCWQLRGMANKRQVNGVKVALQHNIGLGGAAVVGLYRLGFPQKAASRLQAVPASTVSPESFKCNAIFNGISDVLKQDGANLVKKMNGVFCFQVKGDSGEGIWIVDCKNGNGSVKFGGPAKGDVTIMMSDQNLVDLLQGKLNPQTAFFHGKLKIKGNTALAMKLKDLKMPEGGVKAASAGASTGSGSSPGSEFKVAPVFDLIKEELNKDGANIVKKMKGVFCFRVKNADGKEGIWVVDAKNGAGSVSYGGPAKGDVTILMGDEDMLNLMSGKLNPQSAFFQGKLKIQGNMGLAMKLKELQPKGQSKL
- the LOC128555682 gene encoding sterol carrier protein 2-like isoform X5; protein product: MKRKVYVVGVGMTKFEKPGRRENFDYPDMAKEAGTKALEDAGLSYDAIEQACVGYVYGDSTCGQRALYQLGMTGIPVYNVNNNCATGSTALVMAKQLIQGGMADCVMALGFEKMQRGSLKATYDDRANPMENHVGMMIEARGFESGPVTAQMFGNAGREHMEKYGTKPEHFAKIAWKNHKHSTNNPYSQFQDYYTLDQIQASPKVHDPLTKLQCCPTSDGSAAAILCSEEFVHKHNLESQAVEIVAMEMATDLPSAFKDKSCIKMVGYDMAKKAADKVFQEAGLNRDDVQVVELHDCFSCNELITYEALGLCPPGKAGEMVDKGDNTYGGKYVVNPSGGLISKGHPLGATGLAQCSELCWQLRGMANKRQVNGVKVALQHNIGLGGAAVVGLYRLGFPQKAASRLQAVPASTVSPESFKCNAIFNGISDVLKQDGANLVKKMNGVFCFQVKGDSGEGIWIVDCKNGNGSVKFGGPAKGDVTIMMSDQNLVDLLQGKLNPQTAFFHGKLKIKGNTALAMKLKDLKMPEGGVKAASAGASTGSGSSPGSEFKVAPVFDLIKEELNKDGANIVKKMKGVFCFRVKNADGKEGIWVVDAKNGAGSVSYGGPAKGDVTILMGDEDMLNLMSGKLNPQSAFFQGKLKIQGNMGLAMKLKELQPKGQSKL
- the LOC128555682 gene encoding sterol carrier protein 2-like isoform X2, encoding MAAPGVNTGMRKVYVVGVGMTKFEKPGRRENFDYPDMAKEAGTKALEDAGLSYDAIEQACVGYVYGDSTCGQRALYQLGMTGIPVYNVNNNCATGSTALVMAKQLIQGGMADCVMALGFEKMQRGSLKATYDDRANPMENHVGMMIEARGFESGPVTAQMFGNAGREHMEKYGTKPEHFAKIAWKNHKHSTNNPYSQFQDYYTLDQIQASPKVHDPLTKLQCCPTSDGSAAAILCSEEFVHKHNLESQAVEIVAMEMATDLPSAFKDKSCIKMVGYDMAKKAADKVFQEAGLNRDDVQVVELHDCFSCNELITYEALGLCPPGKAGEMVDKGDNTYGGKYVVNPSGGLISKGHPLGATGLAQCSELCWQLRGMANKRQVNGVKVALQHNIGLGGAAVVGLYRLGFPQKAASRLQAVPASTVSPESFKCNAIFNGISDVLKQDGANLVKKMNGVFCFQVKGDSGEGIWIVDCKNGNGSVKFGGPAKGDVTIMMSDQNLVDLLQGKLNPQTAFFHGKLKIKGNTALAMKLKDLKMPEGGVKAASAGASTGSGSSPGSEFKVAPVFDLIKEELNKDGANIVKKMKGVFCFRVKNADGKEGIWVVDAKNGAGSVSYGGPAKGDVTILMGDEDMLNLMSGKLNPQSAFFQGKLKIQGNMGLAMKLKELQPKGQSKL
- the LOC128555682 gene encoding sterol carrier protein 2-like isoform X6, with the translated sequence MKRKVYVVGVGMTKFEKPGRRENFDYPDMAKEAGTKALEDAGLSYDAIEQACVGYVYGDSTCGQRALYQLGMTGIPVYNVNNNCATGSTALVMAKQLIQGGMADCVMALGFEKMQRGSLKATFTDRASPMSKHVQVNKETYGRGTGPLAAQMFGNAGREHMEKYGTKPEHFAKIAWKNHKHSTNNPYSQFQDYYTLDQIQASPKVHDPLTKLQCCPTSDGSAAAILCSEEFVHKHNLESQAVEIVAMEMATDLPSAFKDKSCIKMVGYDMAKKAADKVFQEAGLNRDDVQVVELHDCFSCNELITYEALGLCPPGKAGEMVDKGDNTYGGKYVVNPSGGLISKGHPLGATGLAQCSELCWQLRGMANKRQVNGVKVALQHNIGLGGAAVVGLYRLGFPQKAASRLQAVPASTVSPESFKCNAIFNGISDVLKQDGANLVKKMNGVFCFQVKGDSGEGIWIVDCKNGNGSVKFGGPAKGDVTIMMSDQNLVDLLQGKLNPQTAFFHGKLKIKGNTALAMKLKDLKMPEGGVKAASAGASTGSGSSPGSEFKVAPVFDLIKEELNKDGANIVKKMKGVFCFRVKNADGKEGIWVVDAKNGAGSVSYGGPAKGDVTILMGDEDMLNLMSGKLNPQSAFFQGKLKIQGNMGLAMKLKELQPKGQSKL
- the LOC128555682 gene encoding sterol carrier protein 2-like isoform X4, encoding MKRKVYVVGVGMTKFEKPGRRENFDYPDMAKEAGTKALEDAGLSYDAIEQACVGYVYGDSTCGQRALYQLGMTGIPVYNVNNNCATGSTALVMAKQLIQGGMADCVMALGFEKMQRGSLKATQFTDRASPMSKHVQVNKETYGRGTGPLAAQMFGNAGREHMEKYGTKPEHFAKIAWKNHKHSTNNPYSQFQDYYTLDQIQASPKVHDPLTKLQCCPTSDGSAAAILCSEEFVHKHNLESQAVEIVAMEMATDLPSAFKDKSCIKMVGYDMAKKAADKVFQEAGLNRDDVQVVELHDCFSCNELITYEALGLCPPGKAGEMVDKGDNTYGGKYVVNPSGGLISKGHPLGATGLAQCSELCWQLRGMANKRQVNGVKVALQHNIGLGGAAVVGLYRLGFPQKAASRLQAVPASTVSPESFKCNAIFNGISDVLKQDGANLVKKMNGVFCFQVKGDSGEGIWIVDCKNGNGSVKFGGPAKGDVTIMMSDQNLVDLLQGKLNPQTAFFHGKLKIKGNTALAMKLKDLKMPEGGVKAASAGASTGSGSSPGSEFKVAPVFDLIKEELNKDGANIVKKMKGVFCFRVKNADGKEGIWVVDAKNGAGSVSYGGPAKGDVTILMGDEDMLNLMSGKLNPQSAFFQGKLKIQGNMGLAMKLKELQPKGQSKL